One Malus domestica chromosome 11, GDT2T_hap1 genomic region harbors:
- the LOC114819625 gene encoding OVARIAN TUMOR DOMAIN-containing deubiquitinating enzyme 2, whose protein sequence is MEGIVVRRVIPSDNSCLFNAVGYVMDHDQKKAPELRQVIAATVASDPTKYSEAFLGKSNEEYCAWILDSEKWGGAIELSILADYYGREIAAYDIQTTRCDLYGQEKKYSERVMLIYDGLHYDALAMSPFEGAPEEFDQTIFAVHNSSIGPVEGLALNLVKEQQSKRRYTDTANFTLRCGVCQLGLVGQKEAVEHARATGHVNFQEYR, encoded by the exons ATGGAAGGTATCGTAGTAAGAAGGGTTATTCCCTCAGACAATAGTTGCCTCTTCAATGCGGTCGG GTATGTGATGGATCATGACCAGAAAAAAGCTCCTGAATTGAGACAG GTTATAGCTGCAACGGTAGCAAGTGATCCAACTAAGTATTCTGAAGCATTTCTTGGTAAATCGAACGAAGAGTATTGTGCTTGGATTCTTGACTCAGAGAAGTGGGGAG GTGCCATAGAGCTATCTATATTAGCAGATTATTATGGACGTGAAATCGCAGCGTATGATATCCAGACTACACGTTGTGATTTGTATGGTCAG GAGAAGAAGTATTCAGAAAGGGTTATGTTGATCTATGATGGACTTCATTACGATGCTTTAGCT ATGTCTCCCTTCGAGGGAGCTCCAGAGGAGTTTGATCAGACAATATTTGCAGTCCATAACAGTTCCATTGGGCCAGTTGAGGGGCTCGCTCTTAACCTTGTCAAAGAGCAACAAAG TAAGAGGAGATACACGGACACTGCCAACTTCACTTTGCGCTGTGGGGTGTGCCAACTTGGACTGGTCGGCCAGAAG GAGGCTGTGGAGCATGCACGGGCGACAGGGCATGTCAACTTTCAAGAATACAGATAA
- the LOC103413199 gene encoding protein MLP1, whose translation MKIPSKPRHLSPTFPPPDSDLHLHRPPTTRKKTRAPGSARLKRAGLPTGKRSRPETPLLKWKIDEGPKERQGHRERRKDQNAREEEREDGVRRKGRKGREAPLSARKLAAGLWRLQLPETGSSVPGRNGKLGFQPDVGHIGVPFLRNRNSKGYASEANDLLQSPRSTSRNGFLSKLSNSVMEGQTKWDPVCLKTSDEIRQIYSQMKLLDQQVSAVSVVSVLEAELEQARARIQELEMERCSSKKKLEHFLRNVSEERVSWRSREHEKVRAFIDDIKSELNRERKSRQRTEILNSKLVNELADVKLSAKRYMQEYEKERKARELIEEVCDELAKEIGEDKAEVEALKRESMKLREEVDEERKMLQMAEVWREERVQMKLVDAKVAVEEKYSLMNKIVADLENFLTSRSATPDVKEMREVEYLRQAAAAVNIQDIKDFFYEPPNPDDIFSVFEEVNFGEPNEREIEQCVAYSPASHGSKIRTVSPEGNGIIKDRIQRHPVAFVGHNGDIEEDESGWETVSHLEDQGSSYSPDGSAPSVNKNRRESNVSESGTEWEEEVEGTPITEISEVCSVPTKQTKKVSSIARLWRSGQNNGENYKIISLEGIHGRLSNGRISTRGLVSPDRGSGKGGLSPSDLVGQWNSPETGHHIRGMKGCIPLGAQKHSLKAKLLEARLDSHKVQLRHVLKQKI comes from the exons ATGAAGATACCCAGCAAGCCCCGGCACCTCTCGCCAACGTTCCCACCGCCGGACTCGGATCTTCACCTCCACAGACCCCCCACCACCCGTAAGAAGACCCGGGCACCCGGTTCGGCCAGGTTGAAGCGGGCCGGACTTCCGACCGGAAAGCGGAGCCGACCGGAGACGCCTTTGCTCAAGTGGAAGATTGACGAAGGCCCAAAAGAGCGCCAGGGACATCGGGAGAGGCGAAAGGACCAAAATGCCCGTGAGGAGGAAAGAGAGGACGGAGTGAGGAGAAAGGGCAGGAAGGGAAGAGAGGCCCCCTTGTCGGCCAGGAAGCTTGCGGCTGGTCTGTGGCGGCTACAGTTACCGGAGACGGGTTCCAGTGTACCTGGACGTAATGGGAAGCTAGGGTTTCAG CCTGACGTTGGCCATATTGGGGTACCATTTCTCCGTAATCGTAACAGCAAAGGATATGCTTCTGAAGCAAATGATCTTTTACAAAGCCCTAGGTCCACCTCAAGGAATGGGTTCTTGTCCAAG TTATCCAACTCTGTCATGGAGGGGCAAACAAAATGGGATCCAGTCTGCTTGAAAACATCGGATGAGATACGGCAAATTTACAGCCAAATGAAGCTTCTTGACCAACAAGTGAGTGCTGTATCAGTTGTATCTGTACTTGAAGCTGAGCTAGAGCAGGCACGAGCTCGCATTCAGGAGCTTGAGATGGAACGGTGTTCCTCAAAAAAGAAACTTGAGCACTTCTTAAGGAATGTCAGTGAGGAAAGAGTTTCATGGAGGAGCCGAGAGCATGAGAAAGTCCGCGCATTTATTGATGATATCAAGTCTGAATTGAACCGGGAAAGGAAGAGTCGCCAGAGAACTGAGATACTCAATTCCAAATTGGTTAATGAGCTTGCTGATGTCAAGTTATCAGCAAAGCGATACATGCAGGAGTacgagaaagaaagaaaggccAGAGAATTGATTGAGGAAGTTTGTGATGAGCTTGCTAAGGAAATTGGAGAAGACAAAGCTGAAGTTGAAGCACTGAAGAGAGAATCCATGAAACTCAGAGAGGAAGTGGACGAGGAAAGGAAGATGTTGCAGATGGCAGAAGTCTGGCGTGAGGAACGTGTCCAAATGAAGCTGGTTGATGCAAAGGTGGCAGTTGAGGAGAAGTATTCTCTGATGAACAAGATTGTGGCAGATCTGGAGAATTTTCTGACGTCAAGAAGTGCAACGCCAGATGTGAAGGAAATGAGAGAAGTAGAATATCTGCGACAGGCTGCTGCTGCTGTAAATATTCAAGACATCAAGGACTTTTTTTATGAACCCCCCAATCCTGATGATATCTTTTCTGTGTTCGAAGAAGTTAATTTCGGTGAGCCTAATGAGAGGGAGATTGAGCAGTGTGTTGCTTACAGTCCTGCTAGCCATGGTTCAAAAATTCGTACGGTGAGTCCTGAAGGCAATGGAATCATTAAGGACCGGATCCAGAGACATCCAGTTGCATTTGTTGGTCATAATGGTGATatagaagaagatgagagtGGTTGGGAAACTGTGAGCCATCTCGAGGATCAGGGCTCAAGCTATTCGCCAGACGGGAGTGCCCCATCTGTCAATAAGAATCGCCGAGAGAGTAATGTCTCAGAGAGTGGAACAGAATGGGAAGAAGAAGTTGAGGGAACACCAATTACTGAAATCAGCGAGGTTTGCTCGGTACCAACAAAGCAGACGAAGAAGGTATCATCAATAGCAAGGCTTTGGAGGTCTGGCCAAAACAACGGGGAAAACTACAAGATAATCTCGCTAGAGGGAATACACGGTAGGCTTTCGAATGGAAGGATATCCACTAGGGGTCTGGTATCCCCTGATCGGGGTTCGGGTAAAGGCGGGCTTAGCCCCTCTGATTTAGTGGGGCAGTGGAATTCTCCTGAGACGGGGCATCACATTCGGGGTATGAAAGGGTGCATTCCACTGGGCGCCCAGAAGCATAGTTTGAAGGCAAAGCTTTTGGAGGCAAGGTTGGACAGTCATAAGGTCCAACTGCGTCATGTGCTTAAACAGAAGATCTAG